In the genome of Flavobacterium panacagri, one region contains:
- a CDS encoding 3-oxoacyl-ACP synthase III family protein yields MKIKIIGIGSYIPNLEVKNTDFDKHVFLNEDGTPFGYPNEVVIKKFKGITGIENRRYAEKDQTASDLAFFAAQKAIANANIDAETLDYIIIAHNFGDVKTGTTQSDILPSLATRVKNKLGIKNPKCVAYDIIFGCPGWIEGVLQANAFIKSGMAKRVMVIGAETLSRVVDDHDRDSMIYSDGAGASILEASTDESGLLAYESATFATDEAGFLFFGKSYNKDLDPDTKYIKMYGRKIYEFALSNVPCAMKSCLDNSGIAIDEVKKILIHQANEKMDEAIIERFYKLYGQTPPKDIMPMSIHDLGNSSVATVPTLYDLILQGKVEGHEINKGDVLIFASVGAGMNINAFVYRY; encoded by the coding sequence ATGAAAATAAAAATTATTGGTATTGGGAGCTATATTCCTAATCTAGAAGTAAAAAACACAGATTTTGATAAACATGTTTTTTTAAATGAGGATGGAACTCCTTTTGGTTATCCGAACGAAGTCGTTATTAAAAAGTTTAAAGGCATTACAGGAATCGAGAACCGTCGTTATGCCGAAAAAGATCAAACTGCATCTGACTTAGCATTTTTTGCAGCACAAAAAGCAATTGCCAATGCAAATATCGATGCTGAAACTTTAGATTATATTATCATCGCACATAACTTTGGCGATGTAAAAACCGGAACCACTCAATCCGATATTTTACCGAGTTTAGCAACACGTGTTAAAAATAAATTAGGAATTAAAAATCCTAAGTGTGTGGCTTACGATATTATTTTTGGATGCCCAGGATGGATTGAAGGTGTTTTACAAGCCAATGCTTTCATTAAATCCGGAATGGCAAAAAGAGTAATGGTCATTGGAGCCGAAACTTTATCAAGAGTTGTTGATGATCACGATCGCGATTCGATGATTTACTCCGATGGTGCCGGTGCTTCAATCTTGGAAGCTTCAACAGACGAAAGCGGATTATTGGCTTATGAAAGTGCTACTTTCGCAACGGATGAAGCTGGTTTCCTTTTCTTCGGAAAATCATACAACAAAGATTTAGATCCGGATACGAAATACATTAAAATGTACGGACGTAAAATTTACGAATTTGCGTTAAGCAATGTTCCGTGCGCTATGAAAAGCTGTTTGGACAATAGCGGCATTGCAATCGATGAAGTTAAAAAAATCCTTATTCATCAAGCAAACGAAAAAATGGATGAAGCCATTATCGAACGTTTCTACAAATTATACGGACAAACTCCTCCTAAAGACATTATGCCAATGAGCATACACGATTTAGGAAACAGCAGTGTTGCAACTGTTCCTACTTTGTATGATTTAATTCTGCAAGGAAAAGTGGAAGGCCACGAAATCAACAAAGGCGATGTTCTTATTTTTGCTTCAGTTGGAGCAGGAATGAATATTAATGCTTTTGTTTACCGATATTAA